In Podarcis muralis chromosome 14, rPodMur119.hap1.1, whole genome shotgun sequence, one genomic interval encodes:
- the DUT gene encoding deoxyuridine 5'-triphosphate nucleotidohydrolase, mitochondrial, translated as MPCSEADLASSPSKRPKVSGSEAPGEKLRFSKLSENASAPSKGSSRAAGYDLYSAYDIEIPASGKAVVKTDIQIALPSGCYGRVAPRSGLAANHFIDVGAGVIDEDYRGNVGVVLFNFGKEPFKVKRGDRIAQLICERIYYPELEEVQVLDETERGSGGFGSTGQK; from the exons ATGCCTTGTTCTGAAGCGGACCTCGCCTCTTCCCCCAGCAAGAGGCCAAAGGTCTCCGGCAGCGAGGCGCCCGGCGAGAAACTCCGCTTCTCCAAGCTGTCGGAAAACGCGTCCGCTCCTTCCAAGGGCTCCTCCCGGGCTGCGGGCTATGACTTGTACAG TGCATATGACATTGAAATCCCTGCCTCAGGGAAGGCTGTAGTGAAAACAGACATTCAGATTGCCCTTCCTTCTGGATGTTATGGTCGAGTAG CTCCTCGCTCTGGTTTAGCCGCAAACCACTTCATAGATGTTGGCG CTGGGGTTATTGATGAGGATTACAGAGGAAATGTTGGTGTTGTACtatttaactttggaaaggaacCTTTTAAAG TTAAAAGGGGGGATAGGATTGCCCAGCTGATCTGTGAGCGCATCTACTATCCTGAGCTTGAAGAAGTCCAG GTTTTGGATGAAACAGAACGTGGCTCAGGAGGTTTTGGATCAACTGGCCAGAAATAA